The Oncorhynchus keta strain PuntledgeMale-10-30-2019 chromosome 17, Oket_V2, whole genome shotgun sequence genome has a window encoding:
- the LOC118374168 gene encoding centrosome-associated protein CEP250-like isoform X1, which translates to MDLAQLWGGEKRGLSHVEGSDDWGDEFGGLGVIPFSHSLIPLRDSSPLVLTDLDMWDSRSHFKSQSLAWSMACRTGGFLSKMSTGTSANGRDSGFSRQSDPGLGKRRWQSMSRLAPEGAPRSLSPVSPGVELRAALEESGFRRAELVQRLREAHGRLDSQTDLLKNRDPQPQHSSGTAQLLEMKHKQLADAVSALEQEKEAAELSRFDEGRRRGELQDKVLRLEMDMLKMRSNLSVIKPAAPRTNNNPLSRTSPVTQQDLFREEKHRTERELSRLREALREAEERAEALETERDLQQLHTSKEALNQTEEVNQRLGRALQTHSELQDQLSEARSKLGQATLERDLLTSKVLRLEDSVEDLKIKLTGAMSDKDRLLQEKADLHQHAQDLELHLERAQRGREGYTDQVCELSNQLAEAKAHTNRQGQETMQMKQELLTVTEMNEKMTSELEMVRQRLESSLAQLHELGAERVIHVNQIAALETERSQLIGEKQELTSAIGRDGRQEEEVTELRESCCQLSESQDALESENQRLHECCLTLEAELLEKEEGLCQKGEELQRLEAESAQNMEVLRGVASHWSEKWQDVAMALQSTQAELEELREKNPGDTLQEEVVGRLKAEVERLQTQGQRDKEEIQTLHQHWASKEAELSRVIKDAGSLLKVELNACKQQLELERSRTQALHNRLKVKDNPHILGKGTVETFDKGTETDIPPQTRDEQVSLEELGQVRAELQMVSLEEVDGAQVSQLNSELQRLELEVAEREQHLREKEHALRSLERLRDAERTEAQIKVSTLELKLINLKEQAGGEGLCHGGQEQAQHTDSLRAQLEESRTRANQLQQERDQAVQRLQTLRRLHQATEQEAAAGSKKERTVCVDNIVNQDKQRRLVTEQVQ; encoded by the exons ATGGACTTGGCCCAGCTATGGGGGGGTGAGAAGCGCGGCCTCTCCCACGTGGAAGGCAGCGACGACTGGGGTGATGAGTTCGGAGGACTGGGTGTTATACCCTTCAGTCATTCCCTCATCCCTCTCAGAGACTCTAGTCCACTCGTCCTCACCGATCTGGACATGTGGGACAGCAGGTCTCACTTTAAATCTCAG TCCTTAGCGTGGAGTATGGCATGTAGGACTGGAGGGTTCCTCTCCAAAATGAGCACCGG CACCTCCGCTAATGGCAGAGACAGTGGCTTCAGCAGACAGAGTGACCCAGGGCTGGGTAAAAGAAGATGGCAGTCGATGTCTCGCCTGGCCCCCGAGGGCGCACCCCggtccctctcccctgtctccccaggGGTTGAGCTGAGAGCAGCCCTGGAAGAGAGTGGCTTTAG GCGAGCAGAGCTGGTGCAGAGGCTGCGGGAGGCCCATGGACGTCTGGACAGCCAGACAGACCTGCTGAAGAACAGAGACCCACAGCCACAGCATAGCAGTGGTACTGCACAGCTGCTGGAGATGAAACACAAG CAGCTGGCAGATGCAGTGAGTGCTCTTGAGCAGGAGAAGGAGGCAGCTGAGTTGAGCCGGTTTGATGAAGGTCGACGTCGAGGAGAACTGCAAGACAA GGTTCTTCGACTGGAGATGGACATGTTGAAGATGAGGTCAAACCTGAGTGTTATCAAACCTGCGGCCCCAAGAACTAACAACAACCCACTCAGCAGGACCTCACCTGTTACACAACAAGACTTGTTCAGAGAG GAAAagcacagaacagagagagagctgtccAGACTGAGAGAGGCCCTCAGAGAGGCCGAGGAGAGAGCAGaggccctggagacagagagagaccttcAGCAACTACACACCTCTAAAGAG GCTCTGAACCAGACAGAGGAAGTGAACCAGAGACTGGGTCGGGCCTTGCAGACCCACAGTGAGCTGCAGGACCAGCTGAGTGAGGCACGCAGTAAGCTGGGTCAGGCCACTCTG GAGAGGGACCTTCTGACCTCCAAGGTGTTGCGGCTGGAGGACAGTGTGGAGGACCTGAAGATCAAGCTGACCGGGGCCATGTCTGACAAGGACCGCTTACTGCAG GAGAAGGCAGACCTGCACCAGCATGCTCAGGATCTGGAGCTGCACTTGGAGAGGGCCCAGAGAGGCAGGGAAGGCTACACAGACCAGGTGTGTGAGCTCAGCAACCAGCTGGCTGAGGCCAAGGCTCACACCAACAGACAGGGGCAGGAGACTATGCAGATGAAACAGGAACTTCTGACTGTGACAGAG ATGAATGAAAAGATGACATCAGAGCTGGAGATGGTCAGACAGAGGCTGGAGTCCTCATTGGCTCAGCTGCATGAGCTGGGGGCGGAGAGAGTCATCCACGTCAATCAGATCGCAGCTCTGGAGACGGAGCGCTCGCAGCTGATCGGAGAGAAGCAGGAGTTGACGAGTGCTATTGGACGGGATGGAAGACAGGAGGAGGAAGTGACAGAGTTGAGGGAGAGTTGTTGTCAGCTCAG TGAATCCCAGGATGCCTTGGAGTCAGAGAACCAGAGGCTGCACGAATGCTGCCTGACCTTGGAGGCGGAGCTCCTGGAAAAGGAGGAGGGGCTGTGTCAGAAGGGGGAGGAGCTGCAGCGGTTGGAGGCTGAGTCGGCTCAGAACATGGAGGTGCTGAGGGGAGTGGCCTCACACTGGAGCGAGAAGTGGCAGGATGTGGCTATGGCGTTACAATCCACCCAGGCAGAACTAGAGGAACTCAGAGAGAAGAACCCTGGAGATACA CTTCAAGAGGAGGTGGTGGGACGCCTGAAGGCGGAGGTTGAGAGACttcagacacagggacagagagacaa GGAAGAGATTCAGACTCTTCATCAACACTGGGCCAGTAAAGAGGCGGAGCTGAGCAGAGTCATTAAAGATGCCGGTTCTCTGCTGAAGGTAGAGCTGAACGCTTGTAAACAACAGTTGGAGCTGGAGAGGAGCCGGACTCAGGCTCTACACAACAGACTCAAAGTTAAAGACAACCCTCATATCTTGG GTAAGGGAACGGTAGAAACGTTtgataaagggacagagacaga TATACCACCACAGACACGGGATGAACAGGTCTCGTTGGAGGAGCTGGGCCAGGTGAGGGCAGAGCTACAGATGGTCTCCCTGGAGGAGGTAGATGGGGCACAG GTGTCACAGCTAAATAGTGAACTTCAGAGGCTGGAGCTGGAagtggcagagagagaacagcacCTGAGGGAGAA GGAACATGCACTGAGGAGTctggagagactgagagatgCCGAGAGGACAGAGGCGCAAATCAAGGTTTCTACACTGGAGTTGAAG TTGATTAACCTAAAGGAGCAGGCCGGTGGAGAAGGTCTATGTCATGGAGGCCAAGAACAAGCTCAGCACACTGACTCACTGAGGGCTCAGCTAGAGG AGAGCAGGACGAGAGCCAATCAGCTGcaacaggagagagaccaggCAGTTCAGAGGCTACAGACTCTACGCCGGCTACAtcag GCTACGGAACAGGAAGCAGCTGCTGGCAGCAAGAAAGAGAGAACGGTTTGTGTGGATAACATAGTGAACCAGGATAAACAGAGAAGACTGGTaacagaacaggtacagtag
- the LOC118374168 gene encoding centrosome-associated protein CEP250-like isoform X5, translated as MDLAQLWGGEKRGLSHVEGSDDWGDEFGGLGVIPFSHSLIPLRDSSPLVLTDLDMWDSRSHFKSQSLAWSMACRTGGFLSKMSTGTSANGRDSGFSRQSDPGLGKRRWQSMSRLAPEGAPRSLSPVSPGVELRAALEESGFRRAELVQRLREAHGRLDSQTDLLKNRDPQPQHSSGTAQLLEMKHKQLADAVSALEQEKEAAELSRFDEGRRRGELQDKVLRLEMDMLKMRSNLSVIKPAAPRTNNNPLSRTSPVTQQDLFREEKHRTERELSRLREALREAEERAEALETERDLQQLHTSKEALNQTEEVNQRLGRALQTHSELQDQLSEARSKLGQATLERDLLTSKVLRLEDSVEDLKIKLTGAMSDKDRLLQEKADLHQHAQDLELHLERAQRGREGYTDQMNEKMTSELEMVRQRLESSLAQLHELGAERVIHVNQIAALETERSQLIGEKQELTSAIGRDGRQEEEVTELRESCCQLSESQDALESENQRLHECCLTLEAELLEKEEGLCQKGEELQRLEAESAQNMEVLRGVASHWSEKWQDVAMALQSTQAELEELREKNPGDTLQEEVVGRLKAEVERLQTQGQRDKEEIQTLHQHWASKEAELSRVIKDAGSLLKVELNACKQQLELERSRTQALHNRLKVKDNPHILGKGTVETFDKGTETDIPPQTRDEQVSLEELGQVRAELQMVSLEEVDGAQVSQLNSELQRLELEVAEREQHLREKEHALRSLERLRDAERTEAQIKVSTLELKLINLKEQAGGEGLCHGGQEQAQHTDSLRAQLEESRTRANQLQQERDQAVQRLQTLRRLHQATEQEAAAGSKKERTVCVDNIVNQDKQRRLVTEQVQ; from the exons ATGGACTTGGCCCAGCTATGGGGGGGTGAGAAGCGCGGCCTCTCCCACGTGGAAGGCAGCGACGACTGGGGTGATGAGTTCGGAGGACTGGGTGTTATACCCTTCAGTCATTCCCTCATCCCTCTCAGAGACTCTAGTCCACTCGTCCTCACCGATCTGGACATGTGGGACAGCAGGTCTCACTTTAAATCTCAG TCCTTAGCGTGGAGTATGGCATGTAGGACTGGAGGGTTCCTCTCCAAAATGAGCACCGG CACCTCCGCTAATGGCAGAGACAGTGGCTTCAGCAGACAGAGTGACCCAGGGCTGGGTAAAAGAAGATGGCAGTCGATGTCTCGCCTGGCCCCCGAGGGCGCACCCCggtccctctcccctgtctccccaggGGTTGAGCTGAGAGCAGCCCTGGAAGAGAGTGGCTTTAG GCGAGCAGAGCTGGTGCAGAGGCTGCGGGAGGCCCATGGACGTCTGGACAGCCAGACAGACCTGCTGAAGAACAGAGACCCACAGCCACAGCATAGCAGTGGTACTGCACAGCTGCTGGAGATGAAACACAAG CAGCTGGCAGATGCAGTGAGTGCTCTTGAGCAGGAGAAGGAGGCAGCTGAGTTGAGCCGGTTTGATGAAGGTCGACGTCGAGGAGAACTGCAAGACAA GGTTCTTCGACTGGAGATGGACATGTTGAAGATGAGGTCAAACCTGAGTGTTATCAAACCTGCGGCCCCAAGAACTAACAACAACCCACTCAGCAGGACCTCACCTGTTACACAACAAGACTTGTTCAGAGAG GAAAagcacagaacagagagagagctgtccAGACTGAGAGAGGCCCTCAGAGAGGCCGAGGAGAGAGCAGaggccctggagacagagagagaccttcAGCAACTACACACCTCTAAAGAG GCTCTGAACCAGACAGAGGAAGTGAACCAGAGACTGGGTCGGGCCTTGCAGACCCACAGTGAGCTGCAGGACCAGCTGAGTGAGGCACGCAGTAAGCTGGGTCAGGCCACTCTG GAGAGGGACCTTCTGACCTCCAAGGTGTTGCGGCTGGAGGACAGTGTGGAGGACCTGAAGATCAAGCTGACCGGGGCCATGTCTGACAAGGACCGCTTACTGCAG GAGAAGGCAGACCTGCACCAGCATGCTCAGGATCTGGAGCTGCACTTGGAGAGGGCCCAGAGAGGCAGGGAAGGCTACACAGACCAG ATGAATGAAAAGATGACATCAGAGCTGGAGATGGTCAGACAGAGGCTGGAGTCCTCATTGGCTCAGCTGCATGAGCTGGGGGCGGAGAGAGTCATCCACGTCAATCAGATCGCAGCTCTGGAGACGGAGCGCTCGCAGCTGATCGGAGAGAAGCAGGAGTTGACGAGTGCTATTGGACGGGATGGAAGACAGGAGGAGGAAGTGACAGAGTTGAGGGAGAGTTGTTGTCAGCTCAG TGAATCCCAGGATGCCTTGGAGTCAGAGAACCAGAGGCTGCACGAATGCTGCCTGACCTTGGAGGCGGAGCTCCTGGAAAAGGAGGAGGGGCTGTGTCAGAAGGGGGAGGAGCTGCAGCGGTTGGAGGCTGAGTCGGCTCAGAACATGGAGGTGCTGAGGGGAGTGGCCTCACACTGGAGCGAGAAGTGGCAGGATGTGGCTATGGCGTTACAATCCACCCAGGCAGAACTAGAGGAACTCAGAGAGAAGAACCCTGGAGATACA CTTCAAGAGGAGGTGGTGGGACGCCTGAAGGCGGAGGTTGAGAGACttcagacacagggacagagagacaa GGAAGAGATTCAGACTCTTCATCAACACTGGGCCAGTAAAGAGGCGGAGCTGAGCAGAGTCATTAAAGATGCCGGTTCTCTGCTGAAGGTAGAGCTGAACGCTTGTAAACAACAGTTGGAGCTGGAGAGGAGCCGGACTCAGGCTCTACACAACAGACTCAAAGTTAAAGACAACCCTCATATCTTGG GTAAGGGAACGGTAGAAACGTTtgataaagggacagagacaga TATACCACCACAGACACGGGATGAACAGGTCTCGTTGGAGGAGCTGGGCCAGGTGAGGGCAGAGCTACAGATGGTCTCCCTGGAGGAGGTAGATGGGGCACAG GTGTCACAGCTAAATAGTGAACTTCAGAGGCTGGAGCTGGAagtggcagagagagaacagcacCTGAGGGAGAA GGAACATGCACTGAGGAGTctggagagactgagagatgCCGAGAGGACAGAGGCGCAAATCAAGGTTTCTACACTGGAGTTGAAG TTGATTAACCTAAAGGAGCAGGCCGGTGGAGAAGGTCTATGTCATGGAGGCCAAGAACAAGCTCAGCACACTGACTCACTGAGGGCTCAGCTAGAGG AGAGCAGGACGAGAGCCAATCAGCTGcaacaggagagagaccaggCAGTTCAGAGGCTACAGACTCTACGCCGGCTACAtcag GCTACGGAACAGGAAGCAGCTGCTGGCAGCAAGAAAGAGAGAACGGTTTGTGTGGATAACATAGTGAACCAGGATAAACAGAGAAGACTGGTaacagaacaggtacagtag
- the LOC118374168 gene encoding golgin subfamily A member 6-like protein 22 isoform X2, whose translation MDLAQLWGGEKRGLSHVEGSDDWGDEFGGLGVIPFSHSLIPLRDSSPLVLTDLDMWDSRSHFKSQSLAWSMACRTGGFLSKMSTGTSANGRDSGFSRQSDPGLGKRRWQSMSRLAPEGAPRSLSPVSPGVELRAALEESGFRRAELVQRLREAHGRLDSQTDLLKNRDPQPQHSSGTAQLLEMKHKLADAVSALEQEKEAAELSRFDEGRRRGELQDKVLRLEMDMLKMRSNLSVIKPAAPRTNNNPLSRTSPVTQQDLFREEKHRTERELSRLREALREAEERAEALETERDLQQLHTSKEALNQTEEVNQRLGRALQTHSELQDQLSEARSKLGQATLERDLLTSKVLRLEDSVEDLKIKLTGAMSDKDRLLQEKADLHQHAQDLELHLERAQRGREGYTDQVCELSNQLAEAKAHTNRQGQETMQMKQELLTVTEMNEKMTSELEMVRQRLESSLAQLHELGAERVIHVNQIAALETERSQLIGEKQELTSAIGRDGRQEEEVTELRESCCQLSESQDALESENQRLHECCLTLEAELLEKEEGLCQKGEELQRLEAESAQNMEVLRGVASHWSEKWQDVAMALQSTQAELEELREKNPGDTLQEEVVGRLKAEVERLQTQGQRDKEEIQTLHQHWASKEAELSRVIKDAGSLLKVELNACKQQLELERSRTQALHNRLKVKDNPHILGKGTVETFDKGTETDIPPQTRDEQVSLEELGQVRAELQMVSLEEVDGAQVSQLNSELQRLELEVAEREQHLREKEHALRSLERLRDAERTEAQIKVSTLELKLINLKEQAGGEGLCHGGQEQAQHTDSLRAQLEESRTRANQLQQERDQAVQRLQTLRRLHQATEQEAAAGSKKERTVCVDNIVNQDKQRRLVTEQVQ comes from the exons ATGGACTTGGCCCAGCTATGGGGGGGTGAGAAGCGCGGCCTCTCCCACGTGGAAGGCAGCGACGACTGGGGTGATGAGTTCGGAGGACTGGGTGTTATACCCTTCAGTCATTCCCTCATCCCTCTCAGAGACTCTAGTCCACTCGTCCTCACCGATCTGGACATGTGGGACAGCAGGTCTCACTTTAAATCTCAG TCCTTAGCGTGGAGTATGGCATGTAGGACTGGAGGGTTCCTCTCCAAAATGAGCACCGG CACCTCCGCTAATGGCAGAGACAGTGGCTTCAGCAGACAGAGTGACCCAGGGCTGGGTAAAAGAAGATGGCAGTCGATGTCTCGCCTGGCCCCCGAGGGCGCACCCCggtccctctcccctgtctccccaggGGTTGAGCTGAGAGCAGCCCTGGAAGAGAGTGGCTTTAG GCGAGCAGAGCTGGTGCAGAGGCTGCGGGAGGCCCATGGACGTCTGGACAGCCAGACAGACCTGCTGAAGAACAGAGACCCACAGCCACAGCATAGCAGTGGTACTGCACAGCTGCTGGAGATGAAACACAAG CTGGCAGATGCAGTGAGTGCTCTTGAGCAGGAGAAGGAGGCAGCTGAGTTGAGCCGGTTTGATGAAGGTCGACGTCGAGGAGAACTGCAAGACAA GGTTCTTCGACTGGAGATGGACATGTTGAAGATGAGGTCAAACCTGAGTGTTATCAAACCTGCGGCCCCAAGAACTAACAACAACCCACTCAGCAGGACCTCACCTGTTACACAACAAGACTTGTTCAGAGAG GAAAagcacagaacagagagagagctgtccAGACTGAGAGAGGCCCTCAGAGAGGCCGAGGAGAGAGCAGaggccctggagacagagagagaccttcAGCAACTACACACCTCTAAAGAG GCTCTGAACCAGACAGAGGAAGTGAACCAGAGACTGGGTCGGGCCTTGCAGACCCACAGTGAGCTGCAGGACCAGCTGAGTGAGGCACGCAGTAAGCTGGGTCAGGCCACTCTG GAGAGGGACCTTCTGACCTCCAAGGTGTTGCGGCTGGAGGACAGTGTGGAGGACCTGAAGATCAAGCTGACCGGGGCCATGTCTGACAAGGACCGCTTACTGCAG GAGAAGGCAGACCTGCACCAGCATGCTCAGGATCTGGAGCTGCACTTGGAGAGGGCCCAGAGAGGCAGGGAAGGCTACACAGACCAGGTGTGTGAGCTCAGCAACCAGCTGGCTGAGGCCAAGGCTCACACCAACAGACAGGGGCAGGAGACTATGCAGATGAAACAGGAACTTCTGACTGTGACAGAG ATGAATGAAAAGATGACATCAGAGCTGGAGATGGTCAGACAGAGGCTGGAGTCCTCATTGGCTCAGCTGCATGAGCTGGGGGCGGAGAGAGTCATCCACGTCAATCAGATCGCAGCTCTGGAGACGGAGCGCTCGCAGCTGATCGGAGAGAAGCAGGAGTTGACGAGTGCTATTGGACGGGATGGAAGACAGGAGGAGGAAGTGACAGAGTTGAGGGAGAGTTGTTGTCAGCTCAG TGAATCCCAGGATGCCTTGGAGTCAGAGAACCAGAGGCTGCACGAATGCTGCCTGACCTTGGAGGCGGAGCTCCTGGAAAAGGAGGAGGGGCTGTGTCAGAAGGGGGAGGAGCTGCAGCGGTTGGAGGCTGAGTCGGCTCAGAACATGGAGGTGCTGAGGGGAGTGGCCTCACACTGGAGCGAGAAGTGGCAGGATGTGGCTATGGCGTTACAATCCACCCAGGCAGAACTAGAGGAACTCAGAGAGAAGAACCCTGGAGATACA CTTCAAGAGGAGGTGGTGGGACGCCTGAAGGCGGAGGTTGAGAGACttcagacacagggacagagagacaa GGAAGAGATTCAGACTCTTCATCAACACTGGGCCAGTAAAGAGGCGGAGCTGAGCAGAGTCATTAAAGATGCCGGTTCTCTGCTGAAGGTAGAGCTGAACGCTTGTAAACAACAGTTGGAGCTGGAGAGGAGCCGGACTCAGGCTCTACACAACAGACTCAAAGTTAAAGACAACCCTCATATCTTGG GTAAGGGAACGGTAGAAACGTTtgataaagggacagagacaga TATACCACCACAGACACGGGATGAACAGGTCTCGTTGGAGGAGCTGGGCCAGGTGAGGGCAGAGCTACAGATGGTCTCCCTGGAGGAGGTAGATGGGGCACAG GTGTCACAGCTAAATAGTGAACTTCAGAGGCTGGAGCTGGAagtggcagagagagaacagcacCTGAGGGAGAA GGAACATGCACTGAGGAGTctggagagactgagagatgCCGAGAGGACAGAGGCGCAAATCAAGGTTTCTACACTGGAGTTGAAG TTGATTAACCTAAAGGAGCAGGCCGGTGGAGAAGGTCTATGTCATGGAGGCCAAGAACAAGCTCAGCACACTGACTCACTGAGGGCTCAGCTAGAGG AGAGCAGGACGAGAGCCAATCAGCTGcaacaggagagagaccaggCAGTTCAGAGGCTACAGACTCTACGCCGGCTACAtcag GCTACGGAACAGGAAGCAGCTGCTGGCAGCAAGAAAGAGAGAACGGTTTGTGTGGATAACATAGTGAACCAGGATAAACAGAGAAGACTGGTaacagaacaggtacagtag
- the LOC118374168 gene encoding CAP-Gly domain-containing linker protein 2-like isoform X4 yields the protein MDLAQLWGGEKRGLSHVEGSDDWGDEFGGLGVIPFSHSLIPLRDSSPLVLTDLDMWDSRSHFKSQSLAWSMACRTGGFLSKMSTGTSANGRDSGFSRQSDPGLGKRRWQSMSRLAPEGAPRSLSPVSPGVELRAALEESGFRRAELVQRLREAHGRLDSQTDLLKNRDPQPQHSSGTAQLLEMKHKQLADAVSALEQEKEAAELSRFDEGRRRGELQDKVLRLEMDMLKMRSNLSVIKPAAPRTNNNPLSRTSPVTQQDLFREEKHRTERELSRLREALREAEERAEALETERDLQQLHTSKEALNQTEEVNQRLGRALQTHSELQDQLSEARSKLGQATLERDLLTSKVLRLEDSVEDLKIKLTGAMSDKDRLLQEKADLHQHAQDLELHLERAQRGREGYTDQVCELSNQLAEAKAHTNRQGQETMQMKQELLTVTEMNEKMTSELEMVRQRLESSLAQLHELGAERVIHVNQIAALETERSQLIGEKQELTSAIGRDGRQEEEVTELRESCCQLSESQDALESENQRLHECCLTLEAELLEKEEGLCQKGEELQRLEAESAQNMEVLRGVASHWSEKWQDVAMALQSTQAELEELREKNPGDTLQEEVVGRLKAEVERLQTQGQRDKEEIQTLHQHWASKEAELSRVIKDAGSLLKVELNACKQQLELERSRTQALHNRLKVKDNPHILGKGTVETFDKGTETDIPPQTRDEQVSLEELGQLNSELQRLELEVAEREQHLREKEHALRSLERLRDAERTEAQIKVSTLELKLINLKEQAGGEGLCHGGQEQAQHTDSLRAQLEESRTRANQLQQERDQAVQRLQTLRRLHQATEQEAAAGSKKERTVCVDNIVNQDKQRRLVTEQVQ from the exons ATGGACTTGGCCCAGCTATGGGGGGGTGAGAAGCGCGGCCTCTCCCACGTGGAAGGCAGCGACGACTGGGGTGATGAGTTCGGAGGACTGGGTGTTATACCCTTCAGTCATTCCCTCATCCCTCTCAGAGACTCTAGTCCACTCGTCCTCACCGATCTGGACATGTGGGACAGCAGGTCTCACTTTAAATCTCAG TCCTTAGCGTGGAGTATGGCATGTAGGACTGGAGGGTTCCTCTCCAAAATGAGCACCGG CACCTCCGCTAATGGCAGAGACAGTGGCTTCAGCAGACAGAGTGACCCAGGGCTGGGTAAAAGAAGATGGCAGTCGATGTCTCGCCTGGCCCCCGAGGGCGCACCCCggtccctctcccctgtctccccaggGGTTGAGCTGAGAGCAGCCCTGGAAGAGAGTGGCTTTAG GCGAGCAGAGCTGGTGCAGAGGCTGCGGGAGGCCCATGGACGTCTGGACAGCCAGACAGACCTGCTGAAGAACAGAGACCCACAGCCACAGCATAGCAGTGGTACTGCACAGCTGCTGGAGATGAAACACAAG CAGCTGGCAGATGCAGTGAGTGCTCTTGAGCAGGAGAAGGAGGCAGCTGAGTTGAGCCGGTTTGATGAAGGTCGACGTCGAGGAGAACTGCAAGACAA GGTTCTTCGACTGGAGATGGACATGTTGAAGATGAGGTCAAACCTGAGTGTTATCAAACCTGCGGCCCCAAGAACTAACAACAACCCACTCAGCAGGACCTCACCTGTTACACAACAAGACTTGTTCAGAGAG GAAAagcacagaacagagagagagctgtccAGACTGAGAGAGGCCCTCAGAGAGGCCGAGGAGAGAGCAGaggccctggagacagagagagaccttcAGCAACTACACACCTCTAAAGAG GCTCTGAACCAGACAGAGGAAGTGAACCAGAGACTGGGTCGGGCCTTGCAGACCCACAGTGAGCTGCAGGACCAGCTGAGTGAGGCACGCAGTAAGCTGGGTCAGGCCACTCTG GAGAGGGACCTTCTGACCTCCAAGGTGTTGCGGCTGGAGGACAGTGTGGAGGACCTGAAGATCAAGCTGACCGGGGCCATGTCTGACAAGGACCGCTTACTGCAG GAGAAGGCAGACCTGCACCAGCATGCTCAGGATCTGGAGCTGCACTTGGAGAGGGCCCAGAGAGGCAGGGAAGGCTACACAGACCAGGTGTGTGAGCTCAGCAACCAGCTGGCTGAGGCCAAGGCTCACACCAACAGACAGGGGCAGGAGACTATGCAGATGAAACAGGAACTTCTGACTGTGACAGAG ATGAATGAAAAGATGACATCAGAGCTGGAGATGGTCAGACAGAGGCTGGAGTCCTCATTGGCTCAGCTGCATGAGCTGGGGGCGGAGAGAGTCATCCACGTCAATCAGATCGCAGCTCTGGAGACGGAGCGCTCGCAGCTGATCGGAGAGAAGCAGGAGTTGACGAGTGCTATTGGACGGGATGGAAGACAGGAGGAGGAAGTGACAGAGTTGAGGGAGAGTTGTTGTCAGCTCAG TGAATCCCAGGATGCCTTGGAGTCAGAGAACCAGAGGCTGCACGAATGCTGCCTGACCTTGGAGGCGGAGCTCCTGGAAAAGGAGGAGGGGCTGTGTCAGAAGGGGGAGGAGCTGCAGCGGTTGGAGGCTGAGTCGGCTCAGAACATGGAGGTGCTGAGGGGAGTGGCCTCACACTGGAGCGAGAAGTGGCAGGATGTGGCTATGGCGTTACAATCCACCCAGGCAGAACTAGAGGAACTCAGAGAGAAGAACCCTGGAGATACA CTTCAAGAGGAGGTGGTGGGACGCCTGAAGGCGGAGGTTGAGAGACttcagacacagggacagagagacaa GGAAGAGATTCAGACTCTTCATCAACACTGGGCCAGTAAAGAGGCGGAGCTGAGCAGAGTCATTAAAGATGCCGGTTCTCTGCTGAAGGTAGAGCTGAACGCTTGTAAACAACAGTTGGAGCTGGAGAGGAGCCGGACTCAGGCTCTACACAACAGACTCAAAGTTAAAGACAACCCTCATATCTTGG GTAAGGGAACGGTAGAAACGTTtgataaagggacagagacaga TATACCACCACAGACACGGGATGAACAGGTCTCGTTGGAGGAGCTGGGCCAG CTAAATAGTGAACTTCAGAGGCTGGAGCTGGAagtggcagagagagaacagcacCTGAGGGAGAA GGAACATGCACTGAGGAGTctggagagactgagagatgCCGAGAGGACAGAGGCGCAAATCAAGGTTTCTACACTGGAGTTGAAG TTGATTAACCTAAAGGAGCAGGCCGGTGGAGAAGGTCTATGTCATGGAGGCCAAGAACAAGCTCAGCACACTGACTCACTGAGGGCTCAGCTAGAGG AGAGCAGGACGAGAGCCAATCAGCTGcaacaggagagagaccaggCAGTTCAGAGGCTACAGACTCTACGCCGGCTACAtcag GCTACGGAACAGGAAGCAGCTGCTGGCAGCAAGAAAGAGAGAACGGTTTGTGTGGATAACATAGTGAACCAGGATAAACAGAGAAGACTGGTaacagaacaggtacagtag